Proteins encoded by one window of bacterium:
- a CDS encoding ABC transporter permease produces the protein MGRYVLQRLVLLVPMWTAVAVLSFIIVHATPGDPAAAFLGQEALFESKAEIHHRLGLDKPLYVQLATWVAGAAHGDLGQSFFLGQSVSDALVQRFPVTLSLTSVALPIAVAVGVPLGLAAALHPNSWQDGLTTSVALFGLCVPEFVTGMLLIFFFAVGLRWFPAGGYAPLTEGVGPWLQHLLLPALALGMLQAGLIARITRASMLQVLDSDYVRTARAKGLREPVVLVKHAFRNAVISVVTVIGLAVAVLMSGAFITETLFELPGVGNLTVAAVLRRDYPVIQGALLLFATIVLVVNLLVDVTYSYLNPTITYS, from the coding sequence GTGGGGCGGTACGTGCTGCAGCGCTTGGTTCTGCTGGTGCCGATGTGGACGGCGGTGGCGGTGCTGTCGTTCATCATCGTGCATGCCACCCCGGGCGATCCCGCGGCGGCGTTTCTCGGGCAAGAAGCCCTTTTCGAGAGCAAGGCGGAGATCCACCACCGCTTGGGGCTCGACAAGCCGCTCTACGTCCAACTGGCGACGTGGGTCGCCGGCGCCGCGCACGGCGACCTCGGACAGTCGTTCTTCCTGGGGCAGAGTGTGAGCGACGCGCTGGTCCAGCGGTTCCCCGTGACGCTCAGCCTCACGTCGGTGGCCCTCCCGATCGCGGTGGCCGTCGGCGTGCCGCTCGGACTCGCGGCGGCGTTGCACCCAAACAGTTGGCAGGATGGGCTCACGACAAGCGTGGCGCTATTCGGCCTGTGCGTGCCCGAGTTCGTCACGGGGATGCTGCTGATCTTCTTCTTCGCTGTCGGGCTTAGGTGGTTCCCGGCGGGCGGATACGCGCCGCTGACCGAGGGCGTCGGGCCGTGGCTCCAGCACCTGCTGTTGCCGGCGCTCGCGCTTGGGATGCTGCAGGCCGGCCTGATCGCCCGCATCACGCGAGCCAGCATGCTGCAGGTGCTCGACTCTGACTACGTGCGGACGGCGCGCGCGAAAGGACTCAGGGAGCCCGTCGTGCTCGTCAAGCACGCCTTCCGGAACGCCGTCATCTCGGTTGTCACCGTGATCGGCCTGGCCGTCGCGGTGTTGATGAGCGGGGCGTTCATCACCGAGACGCTGTTCGAGTTGCCGGGGGTCGGGAACCTGACGGTCGCAGCGGTGCTCCGTCGGGACTATCCGGTGATCCAGGGCGCGCTGCTGCTGTTCGCCACGATCGTGCTCGTCGTCAACTTGCTGGTCGATGTCACCTACAGCTATCTGAATCCTACCATCACGTACTCGTAG